The DNA sequence AGtaacgtaattttaaattatctggtAAATGAATTGAAACATCGAACTAtacttcgatatatcgaagtttcaatcgatatatcgataattcaaaattcgatatatcgatataaaattttaaaaatcgatttctcGACTTCTTAATCAACTCAACCttcaaaaaatcaatcgatttctaaattttttatttttctcaggaAAATGAACGCACTGAGATGCTAAATCACTTCCGTAGTCTCAGTTTAGAAGCCACAGTTCTCGAAAACAACAACCACAGTCTCGAGTCCGAAGCTGCAGAAGCTCGAGGGGCATTACAGTCCGCCCGAGATCGATTAATCGATCTCGAAAGACAGCTCGCTGACAAAGACTGTCTTATTCACGGTTACGAAGCTCAGGTACCTCATTCTCTCCCATACTAATCACCCAATTAATcacttgattaattaataaatttaaaaacagataACAGAGTTAACTCAGAATGTCGCCAGTCTCGAAACCCAAGTGCGCCAGCAACTAGAATTAAGAAAAACCGCCGAAACTGATCTCAACGCAGTCCGCGATCTCTGCGTCCAGCTCGACCAGCAAAAGGAATCATTGAAAAAAGAGATAATTGACAAAGAATCACTCATTGTTCAGTACGAAACCAAACTGTCTCGCGTCAAAGTCGAGCAAAACTTAGTCCAGGATCAAAAGTCACGCGACTACGTGACCATAGACCGGCTTCAAATGCTTCTAGACCAAGCGCGGCGTGAATCCGTCgagtgtcaaaaaaataaccagGAACTTCTCAATGAAATTGATCGTATGAAGCAACGGATCAATGATCTCCAGAATAAATTGTACGTTTTTACACccttttatcatatatatattcatatatatacatataaatttaaattaatcacttGCAGATCATCAGAGTCCGCGGAATTAAAAAGATGTCAAAATCAAGCCGCGGAATACAGCAACCAGATCGCGGATCTCAGGCGGAAGGTAACTGATGAAAGGTTCAATCGCGCTAGAAAAGAAGAAGAACATCGAAGGTAAGAGTATTGagtagattaaaaatttttttattgattaattaattgattaattaattaatttttagaaattataattatgatcaAATGCACATGGCGGGAGAGCCTGCGCAGTCGATGGGAATTTCGCCGACGAGAGTTGACTTCAGTTCACCTCAGGAATTAGGAACTAATCTCAGgtagtttattaattcttatatatatatatatatatatatatatatatatatatatatatatatatatatatatatatatatatatatatatatatatatatatatatatgtatatatttttgattaatgagCATGTTTTCTTGAAAAGACGGCTGGATTGGTTGAACTTACCGTACGATGCCTTAACTAAATCTACCCCGCGGTCACAGTCTTCATGTTGGGACAATCGGTTGCCTTTTTCGGTATCGGTAACTCGTTGCGATTGTTCTGAACCGATTATATGTAAATCGGGACGGAAGTATTCGTTGGcgttaaagaaataatttgataagaGAGTATGAGTATAAAGAAGTTGGGTTTATTGtggataaattttatggataaaTGGCTAACGGTTgactttggaaaaaaaatgtcaatgacttttttgtaggaaatttaatgagcTACAAATTTGGTCCTCATGACTTTTGTGGTATCTCTGATAGTTTACCCAGAattcttttttatagatacaaaaactggtaattttttttttttgaattttggagTAGacttttgaattgaaattactgagaaactattgagtttatggggaattttgtgaggaccttttttgtagaaaatttaattctctacaacttTGTGCTTATCACTTTTATCATATCTGGGGTAATATGGCCAGAATTGCTTCATAAAGATACAAaaactggaatttttttttgtaattttggaGAAGAgacttttaaattgaaattactagtaaactattgagtttatggggaattttgtaaggaccttttttgtaggaaattcaattctctacaaCTTTGGTCCTTATCACTTTTGCCCTATCTCTGATAGTTTACCCAGAATTCTTttttaaagatgaaaaaaattttatagaatttttatatgataattCTATCGTGTAATTTTGGAGTAGAGATCTTAAAATTGCAATAACTACGAAACTATTGACTTTATGGGGAATTTTgtcaggaccttttttgtagggaatttaattctctacaacttTGGTCCTTATCACTTTTACCATATCTCTAATAGTTTACCCCAAAATCCCATTTATCAATAACATTATCAACctgaaaaaatctaaaactaTATCCAAGttctaaaattcaaaattactcaCAACCTATCAAATTTACAGCAAAAACCtcagagaccttttttgtccgcccttaaatttcctacaaaataaTCTCTCTCAAAAAACCTCCTATCTCTCATACTTTCGCCAGAAAAACCAAAAAACAAATCTGCATGTAAAAACCAtcagcataaataaataattttgatatatatttatttgtttgcaGATCGCTTAATTCATCGCCAGATATATTTAACGATATAATATAGCTATAGAAATCTagataaattagttaatttaatcaattacataaatatattaataaacatatatatttataaataaattagattacATGATGGGCCTCCAGGTGCATCACCTCCGAGGAGTAATCGTACAAATGCAGTAACTCATAAAGGTTTGCAGCTTAGCAAGTCTATCGGTCACCTAAATAAAATGTagaccgttttttttttcaattagcaatattaaattatttattttttttattttataaattaaaatctaaataaatagacaGAGATGACGTTGATACTTTTACGGATATggaatcatttattattaattatcaacaagagGCACCAAGTGAACAACAAGATGGCGGTCCTCCAAATTCACAAGATGGCGGTCATCCAAATCCACAAGATGGCGGTGATAGAAATCCAGATGGcggtaatttgaattttcaaaatagcgcgggaaatttgaatttacaaaaaagcgcgggaaattcaaaaaaaagaaaattaagttttttaccATGTGGTAAATCTTGTGGACCTGATGATAAAGTGACACCATGTCCTGGTAGTAAACGTGATAAATCAATTGGTACAAATACTGATGGTAGTAAAAAGCATAGAAAAAAGACACagactgataaaaatttattacaaaggCCGGATGTCGTTGATGTTGAAGTATCAGTACCTGGTTTAGTTGATGAATCTGTTGGAGTATCAGCTGATCAATTACCTGATAGATCTGGAGCACAGCAAGCTCATGATAGATCTGGTCTACAACAGGGTCATAGTGATGGTTCAGAGCAGAATGATGATGCTGGTCTACAACAGGGTCATGATGATGCTGGTGATCAGCAGGTTGATGATAGACCTGGACAACCAGCACATGATAGATCTAGAAGACGTGATAGATCTAGACCAGAAGAAGATGGAGATCCACAGGAACATGATGGTGGAAGTGGACGAAATAAACGggggagtaaaaaaaaatctacatcaCCTGAAGCAGTACCTGGTCCAAGTggtttacagaaaaaaagcaACAAGTCTAACAAAGATGATGACTGCGGATGTAcggaaagtaataaattacgtGGATGTCTTGTCCATGAAGAGCCTGAACCAGAGATGGACGAATTGTTTGACTCCACTGGATCGGTGGTTGAGAAAACGTTCGATGACGTTCATAATCTGACGAGGACCATCCAGGAGAGACTGGACTCGATCAACGAAACGATATCAGACGCAAGGAGAGACTCAAGACCTGTGGGCTCAAGGAGATCAGGAAGCGCGAGCTTTATTTTGGAAACCAGTCCATCAACTGACAGAGTTGTCATCGAGGAGTCGAGCACTTCGTTGGTTATCGAGACGTCCAGGACACCTAGAACTAGACGAAGTAGTGGAAGACCAGGTCCTTCATCACTGGAACCAGAACCTGAAACTCCTCAGAGGAGAATTCCTACGCCTACGGTACCTCCGCCTTTAGCCAAAGCTCCTAAGAAACGGCTGGTCAGGAAGACAGTTCCTCAGGTAGCTTCCGCTCCAGCAGCATCTCCAATGAGACAACCAGTGCCTGTATCAACTAGAACTTCACCAGTACAACCTGAACAAGTTCAAGTTCCATCTAGACCATCAGCTCAGGTTCAACCTAGACCTTCACCTAGACCACCACTTCAATCATCAACTAGACCACCACCTATTCAAACACCAACTAGACCACCACCAGCTCAATCAACTAGACCACCACCAGTTCAATCACCTAGACCAGGACCTGCTGAAGCTTCACCTAGACCAGGACCAGATCAAGTACCACCTAGACCAGGACCAGATCAAGTACCACCTAGACCAGGACCAGTTCAAGCTCCACCTAGACCAGGACCAGTTGAAGTTCCACCAAGACCAGGATCATTTGAAGCTCCATCAAGACCAGGACCAGTTGAAGCTCAACCTAGACCAAGACCAGATCAAGGTCCACCAAGACCAGGACCAGTTGAAGTACCACCTAGATCACCagctaaaaaatcaaaaaccaAAAAACCTCCAGCCCAATGTAATTTATCCCGGTGTCATAAATGTCCAGGACAATCACGAATACCAACAAGACCATCACCCCACGTCCAGTTCcctcaaattttaaatctactgCCACTTCACACATCCAGTCCCATCACGAGTCATCAAACGATTTCTAACCCTAAGCCATCTCACCACTACTTCTTACGGTCCCATGCCAAAAAAGTCTACACTACAAATCCCACCCAAGCCGGGTCTTCCCAGGACTTGCCCACTGGCGCCACCCAGCGGCGCTCCCACTCACCCTCTGGAGAAACCAGGCGGCACACGTCTCGTCGCAGGCATTCAAGGGAGAGTTCTTCGGGGACTTCTGGGTCTTCTATAAGAATCACGCGTAAGAAAACTCGTAAATTGTCAACGGAGTCGGAATATGGAAGttgattatttgaatttataaataattgtacttttaattaaataaataattaatttattttttttttataataagatttattatcattatttattacctTTACAGTCAtgaacattaattttaaataataataacattttaatgtataaaatacagcttttaattgtttacacggttaaataattacaaaattgtgttgcgataattttattattaattattattaattattattaattattattattattattattattattaaatctatACACAAgattgttattgaaaaaaaattaccgagCATTATTACAGCTAATGATTACATGAaagtgattattaatttatttacaggtATGTAATTTACATACGATCTTATAATTACGATTTATAGAtagtacttttatttaaatttaaaaaaatataaatgcaaTTTACGTCTGATCATTTACTTACTTAagatattaacaaaattaagggtaatttttaatttcaaagtcGCCGGGTAAAAACATTActttcccgccattttttactgcgcatgcgcaccAGTGGTGAGGGTGAGAAAGAGTGGGGGAAAGTAATTGGGGGGGGtaggtttttttttgagatttttgaattttttttgggtcggatagtgaaaatttttaagatggcggtttttttttttgaatttttgaatttcagttGGGAAGGATTTTTACGCGCCATTAATCTTTCCCCCTTTACTATACAACCGgtagaattcaaaaatttcccgccattttttacTGCGCATGCGCGGCTGCTAT is a window from the Microplitis demolitor isolate Queensland-Clemson2020A chromosome 4, iyMicDemo2.1a, whole genome shotgun sequence genome containing:
- the LOC103571395 gene encoding centrosomal protein of 135 kDa isoform X2; protein product: MCDVPESYTIGAKYRAVKKRLDCLGYKQSLSLDSISLVEQLLADLIKTTESLKYYKSVAANNIENRNPQTSFKLDGSLESNKIHDELIQCKENHLKVTKELKKKIQRLENECADLQLASSRNLKKIKDLETESANKSKRIQELLGKCCKPTVSNALGNKKRAVFPLRKPVLEADELPVDASDNNRYLNLSTPDQRTVDLVSMADRKISSLNHEVLKLKAELSQQKDNIHTYREQLSLKDKELYRLKKMLETRIGSCTCRKNERCIECNDGWSGQNKFSEINEVRVLQQAKLNLEQQLRDALDKQHDAMTQAMKLAERNEELEKELKDIDHIALAVEADCNSTVKENNKRVSQLQEKFENAMTQIHQLETNLLGEKRTSQELRADLESCRVEKRNIQRKLEEVQEENRQLKNRVNDLELIDKRASNDKANGMSKQIADKDDKIKQLEKTIQQLERDKNYYREEWNKLSSQRKDADTTELWSQICELKQQLNEKEVKITELQRERKELAREKFELENKLQTCRSLGSCGCYSTDNGSKISLMRVERERDSARADAERLIEERDILRERLKLATEAHTSEQRRLRERLRDLELKLEEVEREKHNFVLSQESRRSALTGLEDQLEDAKEELRRTKQELAAQRTQYFQLRALQDQTDQALGDVQSQLHQSEAELAKAVERNRNLEQQQVQLNNQVKDQKQEINTLRSSMARLDREKDQLLMELDEKTEKISALEREVVLKEQQTNGIEQQLRDLQHKNQICMDTSAEQERQLRNMQMELENNNRQLAGANADRDNAVMENRRLQDDLAAVTCEIRTLQRELEASRAESHDLKRQLQTYVSEVRRAEELLNRKENERTEMLNHFRSLSLEATVLENNNHSLESEAAEARGALQSARDRLIDLERQLADKDCLIHGYEAQITELTQNVASLETQVRQQLELRKTAETDLNAVRDLCVQLDQQKESLKKEIIDKESLIVQYETKLSRVKVEQNLVQDQKSRDYVTIDRLQMLLDQARRESVECQKNNQELLNEIDRMKQRINDLQNKLSSESAELKRCQNQAAEYSNQIADLRRKVTDERFNRARKEEEHRRNYNYDQMHMAGEPAQSMGISPTRVDFSSPQELGTNLRLHDGPPGASPPRSNRTNAVTHKDRDDVDTFTDMESFIINYQQEAPSEQQDGGPPNSQDGGHPNPQDGGDRNPDGGNLNFQNSAGNLNLQKSAGNSKKRKLSFLPCGKSCGPDDKVTPCPGSKRDKSIGTNTDGSKKHRKKTQTDKNLLQRPDVVDVEVSVPGLVDESVGVSADQLPDRSGAQQAHDRSGLQQGHSDGSEQNDDAGLQQGHDDAGDQQVDDRPGQPAHDRSRRRDRSRPEEDGDPQEHDGGSGRNKRGSKKKSTSPEAVPGPSGLQKKSNKSNKDDDCGCTESNKLRGCLVHEEPEPEMDELFDSTGSVVEKTFDDVHNLTRTIQERLDSINETISDARRDSRPVGSRRSGSASFILETSPSTDRVVIEESSTSLVIETSRTPRTRRSSGRPGPSSLEPEPETPQRRIPTPTVPPPLAKAPKKRLVRKTVPQVASAPAASPMRQPVPVSTRTSPVQPEQVQVPSRPSAQVQPRPSPRPPLQSSTRPPPIQTPTRPPPAQSTRPPPVQSPRPGPAEASPRPGPDQVPPRPGPDQVPPRPGPVQAPPRPGPVEVPPRPGSFEAPSRPGPVEAQPRPRPDQGPPRPGPVEVPPRSPAKKSKTKKPPAQCNLSRCHKCPGQSRIPTRPSPHVQFPQILNLLPLHTSSPITSHQTISNPKPSHHYFLRSHAKKVYTTNPTQAGSSQDLPTGATQRRSHSPSGETRRHTSRRRHSRESSSGTSGSSIRITRKKTRKLSTESEYGS
- the LOC103571395 gene encoding centrosomal protein of 135 kDa isoform X1, which gives rise to MCDVPESYTIGAKYRAVKKRLDCLGYKQSLSLDSISLVEQLLADLIKTTESLKYYKSVAANNIENRNPQTSFKLDGSLESNKIHDELIQCKENHLKVTKELKKKIQRLENECADLQLASSRNLKKIKDLETESANKSKRIQELLGKCCKPTVSNALGNKKRAVFPLRKPVLEADELPVDASDNNRYLNLSTPDQRTVDLVSMADRKISSLNHEVLKLKAELSQQKDNIHTYREQLSLKDKELYRLKKMLETRIGSCTCRKNERCIECNDGWSGQNKFSEINEVRVLQQAKLNLEQQLRDALDKQHDAMTQAMKLAERNEELEKELKDIDHIALAVEADCNSTVKENNKRVSQLQEKFENAMTQIHQLETNLLGEKRTSQELRADLESCRVEKRNIQRKLEEVQEENRQLKNRVNDLELIEEHLNVEIGRLSHENQNQRFELAELREANSLLTQQLNNNNINNNNNNSNNDSNKKNNKTDSRKITNTRASNSKSTGKTDKRASNDKANGMSKQIADKDDKIKQLEKTIQQLERDKNYYREEWNKLSSQRKDADTTELWSQICELKQQLNEKEVKITELQRERKELAREKFELENKLQTCRSLGSCGCYSTDNGSKISLMRVERERDSARADAERLIEERDILRERLKLATEAHTSEQRRLRERLRDLELKLEEVEREKHNFVLSQESRRSALTGLEDQLEDAKEELRRTKQELAAQRTQYFQLRALQDQTDQALGDVQSQLHQSEAELAKAVERNRNLEQQQVQLNNQVKDQKQEINTLRSSMARLDREKDQLLMELDEKTEKISALEREVVLKEQQTNGIEQQLRDLQHKNQICMDTSAEQERQLRNMQMELENNNRQLAGANADRDNAVMENRRLQDDLAAVTCEIRTLQRELEASRAESHDLKRQLQTYVSEVRRAEELLNRKENERTEMLNHFRSLSLEATVLENNNHSLESEAAEARGALQSARDRLIDLERQLADKDCLIHGYEAQITELTQNVASLETQVRQQLELRKTAETDLNAVRDLCVQLDQQKESLKKEIIDKESLIVQYETKLSRVKVEQNLVQDQKSRDYVTIDRLQMLLDQARRESVECQKNNQELLNEIDRMKQRINDLQNKLSSESAELKRCQNQAAEYSNQIADLRRKVTDERFNRARKEEEHRRNYNYDQMHMAGEPAQSMGISPTRVDFSSPQELGTNLRLHDGPPGASPPRSNRTNAVTHKDRDDVDTFTDMESFIINYQQEAPSEQQDGGPPNSQDGGHPNPQDGGDRNPDGGNLNFQNSAGNLNLQKSAGNSKKRKLSFLPCGKSCGPDDKVTPCPGSKRDKSIGTNTDGSKKHRKKTQTDKNLLQRPDVVDVEVSVPGLVDESVGVSADQLPDRSGAQQAHDRSGLQQGHSDGSEQNDDAGLQQGHDDAGDQQVDDRPGQPAHDRSRRRDRSRPEEDGDPQEHDGGSGRNKRGSKKKSTSPEAVPGPSGLQKKSNKSNKDDDCGCTESNKLRGCLVHEEPEPEMDELFDSTGSVVEKTFDDVHNLTRTIQERLDSINETISDARRDSRPVGSRRSGSASFILETSPSTDRVVIEESSTSLVIETSRTPRTRRSSGRPGPSSLEPEPETPQRRIPTPTVPPPLAKAPKKRLVRKTVPQVASAPAASPMRQPVPVSTRTSPVQPEQVQVPSRPSAQVQPRPSPRPPLQSSTRPPPIQTPTRPPPAQSTRPPPVQSPRPGPAEASPRPGPDQVPPRPGPDQVPPRPGPVQAPPRPGPVEVPPRPGSFEAPSRPGPVEAQPRPRPDQGPPRPGPVEVPPRSPAKKSKTKKPPAQCNLSRCHKCPGQSRIPTRPSPHVQFPQILNLLPLHTSSPITSHQTISNPKPSHHYFLRSHAKKVYTTNPTQAGSSQDLPTGATQRRSHSPSGETRRHTSRRRHSRESSSGTSGSSIRITRKKTRKLSTESEYGS